Sequence from the Phalacrocorax carbo chromosome 8, bPhaCar2.1, whole genome shotgun sequence genome:
GGTTTCCGCCTGCCTCCCTGGCGTGTGCTGCAGGGCAGTCCTGGGGAGCGGGTGCTCGCTGGAAGGCCGGACCCTGGCCGTGCGCTCCCTGTGCCGGCCCCCTCCTGCTTTTCCTCAGCCCGAAGAATGGCTCCAGGTGCTGTTCGGAAGCAACGTCAAGATGCAAACACAAAGGTGGTGGGACCCCTTGCTGTGAGGCCGAGGGGTCTGTACCGAGGGAGACCAAGGGGCATCACCTCCAGCGGCACCAGAGCCAGCTCCCCCGAGCCCTCCTGCGGGTGCAGAGCATCACGCGACAGCTTCCCACGCTGTCCGGGAGGGatcggggcggcggggctggacGCCGGCTCTGTTTGTGGCGCTCGTGCTCCTCTCTCGTTCCGGGAAGCACCTTATGTTTTGTGCACGCGGTTCGGCAGAAACCTGTCAGGAGGATGGTAACTCTCACTTGCACAGGCTCCCAGGGTGATGGTGACCGGGTCTCTCCGAGGTGGCCCCTGCTCTCATACCTGCCGCCGCTGTCGCTGTCGTATCCACCTGTCTTGGGGCTGCCGGGCACTGCCAGGGCTGCTCTTAACtgggccaggcagcagcagccctggaggGTGCTTCTCCCGCCGGCAGCCCGGGGCGCTGCCTCTCGGCTCCCACCAGAGGCACACCGGTGGGGAGGCTTTGCCCCCGTCCCACGTTCCTCCCTCTAGCAACATCCCCCGTGCTTTCGAGATGCAGCGGCAGGGCTCGCCCTGTGTACACAAGGGCCCCGGTAAACTCGCAGAAGGCATGCGTTAGACACACCGGCCACAGGAGGAGCAAAATCAAAGGGTTCCCTGCAAATCCATCTGCCCTACATCTCCTCTCCATTTTGATCTCCAAACTCATGcaagtttaaaaagcaagtaaatGCTGACAGTGTGATTAACCtccccaccagctccctgcTTCTTTCCCTCCTAGAAAGAGAAGCTCGGCTCACCTGCCTGGTGGGAGCATCTCCTTCAAGTGCGAAGATGTGGGGAGTCAAACCAAGACGGTTCCACTGAATTTACAAAACACTACACTTAAATAGGTGCTGAATTATTTAGTGCCCTCGCACTACCCGAATGCTGTGCTCTTTTGGTGGGTGATGGCTTGGTTTCCCTCCCAGCTTTCCTGTTATGACAGCGAGTAAATTGAGAGAtcaaacatttataaataacaGCCCACGTTAGGATCAGGCTTTGCCGCTGTGAGCCAGGCAGGGCGGGAGGCAGCACCGCGGGCGTCTGGTCCCGGGAGCAGCGTGACGCTGGGTGCTGCCCAGGCGCTGGGTGCtgtccccccgcagccccccgggctCCCCACGCAGCACCAGCGAGGGCTGGGTGACACGGCTTGTGCAGGCGGCCGGTTCCCGGCTCCCCTTGAGCACCTGGAGGGAATGAAAACACGTTTAAGCCTCAGAGGCAGGGAGTGGAGGCACTGGGGGAAGAAGTAACCCCGATGGGGGGTCAGAGCCCTGGTGTCCCAGCCGCAGCCCCGTCGCTGCCCAGCACAGGTCCAGACCCTCCAGCCCTCGGCATCCAGCATTTGCCTTCTGCACGTAAGGGTTGTGCAGACCCTCACTCACCTCGGTGTGACACAACAGGGCACTAGGTAACTGTTACTAATTCCTGAATTTACTACTATATTACATTTACATCCCAGAAACACTCCATTAATCCTCGGCAAGCCcctggcagagaaggcagcGAATCGGCAGGTGGTCATTTTCCACGCAGCCTGCCCCGTTCTGACAGCACGCTACGGCCAAGAGTCCCTGCTCTGACCCAGCGCTGGTCTTCCCAGTCCATGTGCAGAGAAAACAAGTGTCAGGGATCAAGCTGACTCTGAGCACCTTCAAACTCCGCTGCCCGAGAGGGACGTGTCGGGGCTCAGCAGTTTTGAGACCACCTCTTCTTTACACTCTGCATTTAAGAGCTTCATTTCCACCAGGCAGGTTGAAAAGGTTTAGCGTATGTCAGTACTATTTTACAATAGCTGATCTAGATTTATATAACATTACCGTACATTTTCAATTCTCTTTGGATTTAAAAGCGGTCAAAGCgtttcattttctgctgtgtaTTGTTTTATTCCTCTATATAAAATTCTATTGAAAATGTTGTGACATGTATCTCCGTGTATAGCTCTAAATTTGCTTAAAGAAACAAAGTCTAAACCATGTCTTGATGATGGAATAAATTTGTATCTAACACTTCCAGGCAAACTGCAAAGCACAACTACTGTCATTAAAGACAAATTCACTTAATTGCTTTAAAACTCTCTGTTCTGAAAATAACTAGCGAAGCTGTATGACTGGAATgaattccttctgcttttattggtgtaaagcagcattttcttttgagtCAGCAAGTCTCCCCAGGGCTCCTGTCTCTTTGCCGTGACTGCCCACCTAAAGCCTACGGCCACGTGCGCTTCCCGTCCCCGGGCTGGTCCAGCTGAACCGGCGGGCGATGGAGGGGACAGTCCCGTCTCTGTGCGGGGCTGAGCGCCAGGCCGGCAGTggtgggggctgccgggggctgCCAGGCTGCCCAGCCAGAGCCCCCATCGCAGGCTCCCCAGCTCGCCCTGCTCGAAGGCGGGTCCCGGTCCCGGAGCTGCTCCGACTGCGCCGACGGCGCtgagccgggccgggctgggctgggcagcctggggtgctggggctcccCATCCTCTGGCCGGGCGCTGTGACGGTGCCTCGCCCTGAAGCCCCACACCTCTCTAGCGCAGGTGATGGTCCTCGCTCCAGCCGTGCAGACCACAGCCCTGTGCACCGGGGCCTGGAGCAAAGGCTGGGCTCTTGGCACAGATCATTTCCAGCTGAAACTGCTCCCCTAAGAAGCACTTTTTATCCCAAACTAGACATGTCTTCCAGGGAGGGAGAACCTCCTCCTGGCAAACTTGGGAGAAGTGAAAcgctggggggggacacggaagtgtggagaaaaaaaacaactggaaaCTAGGATTTTTGCAGGGAAAAATCACCAGTTTTCTCTAGACAATAAACAtggccccagctccagcccccatTGCCACCCGAGTGCATGTGAGCTGCTCTGCACCCCGGTTTGCAGGAGCAGCCGGGAGCCGGGACCCTCAGTGGGGCCACACGCACAGCCACAGACACACACAACCCCCCCAGTGCTGGGTGTCCCCACGTGCCCCGTCCCAAGGCCCTCgcctccctttcccccctcccctcccacacGTGCTTTTGTACATCGGGGGGCTTCCTCCCCCTGCAGCTCCCGTGGTATCAGATGTGCTTCTATTGATTTCCTCcctgcatttgtttttgttattcATTATTAATGGGATCATTTTTCCATCCTTCGTGCATGAAGGCAAATTTTGTGTAAAAATCAATTGAGTGAGCACCGCCAAtggcttgtttggttttctgcGCTTTCATCTCTTGTGCGCAGTCCCCGGGAGACAGAGAGCAGGATATTAAGGAACAAGCAtggaatggggaaaaaaataataaatcaattGTTAGTGGTTCAGAAACCATAGAGAGGGGTTTGCCTGCTGAACCTCTGTCTCATACGCATGGGCTTTACTGGGCATTTCCCTGCCCATCTCCCAGTCCAGCAGGTTTCACTTTCCCCTTTACCCTGTCATTAGAAGGGAATTCCATTTCTCAGCAGGTTTGgcctgtattttatattttacctGTGGGAGGTGCATTTGGAGGGGGGGTGTCGAGGAATTAAGTGTCCCAGGGTAGGTCCCACAGACCTGCTGACCAGGACAAGGAGCCCCTGCCCTCCACGAAAACGGGGAACCTGATCCTCACGGGAGGAGAGACCAGCAGGGCACGAGGGAGCAGGGGTTTGCGTTTTGGTGGCAGGTCCCCACAAACCCCATACCCCGAGAGGGTGGGGGTGACCCCGGCACAGCCCTTGCCTGGCCCGACTGCAGCCggcagagccagggctggcACCGGGCCTCCGTCGGGGATCCTGGgcacagcagggagctggggccTGGGGCTGAACCGAAAGGTGGCCCCTGGCCCAGGTGTGTGGGGATGAAGGGTGGAGGCCAGGCAGGGTGGAGGCGAGGGGCTGCACCCCCTGCCAGGCTTCTCCCAGTGACACTTCTCACTGGATTTGTTTGGCAGCTTGGCAGGACGCAGTTTCCCATGAAATGgcacaaaaaatataaaaaagtgaGCGGCGCCTCGTGCCCGTAACACATTCATCTCTATCCTAGGGCACAAACTCCCGGGATCACTAACACAGATCTCACCATTTAAGAGCAGCAGCCAGTAAAACCCTCTTTGCTGgtcccagctgcagcctgaaCAGCCTGTGCTTTGGCggtgtggggaggtgggggggcagAGAAGATGGAGGTGATCATGTTCAGGGCAGTGAAGAAGGTGAGGCTGGAGGCGAGCGCTGCATCCCCCGGCCTGACTCTGCTGCTGGTCAGGGTCCCACTGAGCCCTGACTCcttctgccttcctcccacCGCTCCTTGGTGTTGCCTTCTGGTTTTAGAGCACTACTTGTTAgaccaagaagaaaaagtaggCTTGCCTCCTCAGCAATAAATACCGGTTCTGAACTATTCCTACTGAAGTCAAAGGAACTTAAATCGCCAACTCCAGGAAGATCAGATGAGTTTCCTGTATCACTGTGTATTTATCTGGCCCCAGAGCTTTGGGAGCCAACCCCACGGAAAGACTAAGGCACCAACAGTGATTAAAACAGCATGTACCTGACCTCCACAGTAAAATCCCAGATGAAGTGATCAGGTCCTGCGTATCACACAAGGCACAAACACGCACATGCAGAGTGAAAAGAAATCAGGAATTTGCAGAGTGAAATCTGGGCAAAAAGAGCCCCTGCAGTGGACTCCATGCAGAGGAACGGGGAACTACAGAGGATAAGCAAGAAGGACCAGGCGCTTCAGATCTTGCTGGTTGGCGTTATCTGAGGGACAGAAGGAGCGCACAGGAACGCGTTTCTGGGACTGTAATGGGAGGGCTGGGAAAGTTCATTTAGGACTTGTTTTATGTCTTTAAGACATTTTCTGGACCTAGCCAAAAGGGACAAATGCAAAATTGTCACAAAAACACAGCAGATCTAGGCAAAGCCAGAACAGCCACAACAAGCAGTGACACCTTTGCCActggaagaagcagcacagccttATTCCCCCTTTCAGGACTGAACAGAATAACCGGCCACCACAGCTGCCAGGCTGCCTTAGTAAACCCTGGTGAGCAGAAACACAGCTAAGTGAGGCTCAGGCTAGGTTAAGTGAGACTCAGGCTAGGTTTAACGCAAAGCAGGGAGGATAGTAATCCCGTCTGAGGACAGCTTTAGGACATTTAAGTTACTTCTGTTCCGTGCTAGAAGGCAAAAGACTTGGGAAGAAGCATGTTTGCGGTGCCCTGCCCGCAGCGGCACTGCCggggtcccccagccccatgtccccacgTCCCACGGGCGGGCGGGATCCCCCCCTacgccggggggccggggccggcgccggggccgggcggagGAGCGCGGAGCGGCTGCCACccccgggggaggcggcgggacGGCCCCGGCCACGCCGGGGGATGAGGGGAGAGGAGCAAACGCCTCTTACCTGGCTCGTCCGTGCAAGACCCCCGGCCCAAAGCCCCGCGCCGCCGAGAGCCTGGCCGAGGAAGGATGCCGGCTGAGTCGCCTTCGGCCCCTTTTATACTACGGCAGGCGATTAATATTGCATCACCcgtattttaaattttcagaacCCACAATATAATGTAATGGCATAAGGGCATTTATTATTAAAGGACATTTGATTGGGGAAAAATCATTGGGGCTGATTGGGGAAGCACGGAGCGAGGGAGCGTCCTGGCTTCCCGGCGACCTGCAATTAAAAGGCCGAATCTGTGAGGTCCTTCCCTAacgggggaggagggggagacccgGCTCTGAGGCTGGATGTTTGTCACTCGTTGAAATGCTGAAGTGAAACAGTCAGAGGAGGCTCGCGCTTCGACCATTAATTTTTAATCGTTAGGGTGCTTCTGGGAATGGTAAATAAAagccttttccccttttaaacAGCATTAGAAATGAACCCGCGATCGGTTTtgttggggggcggggggtgggctggggtcGCCCCGCGGCGGGGTCCGGGGGCGCCCAGGGCTCCGCGGGGGGTTCGGCGGGACGAAGCCTCGCCCCGTTTCCCCGCGGGACGCCCCGCCGGAGGCTTTTCGTTGGTTTTGCGCTGGCAAATGTTCCCTGCGGTGTTGCCGGAGcggccggcgcggggcggcgaGGAAAGACGCGTCCCTTCGGgttgaaaaataaagctttattccggggcagggcggggagcggcgctccgcgcggcgggacggggcgggggacGGACCGACGGACCGGAGCGGGACggagcccggcccggcggcTCTGCCcgggagggggtgtgtgtggggggggtgtggggctCCGGGAGCGGCTCTTCCCATCACGGAACGGGGTCCGGGAAAGGGCGGGACCCCCGCACCCTGCTCGGCTCCGCTCCCGGGACGCCTCGGCGGGGCTCGGGCGGAGGCCTCGGGGCCGCCCCGTCCCGTCGAGGGGGGCCGGTGGGGCGGCGCCGGGAGCTGCGCGGGGCCGCGCCGtcggggcggccggggccgggggcccggcgggggccgTCAGTGCACCGCCGAGTACTTCATGCGCTTCTGCTTCTGGCGCTGGTTGCAGAACCAGACGCGCACCACGTTCTTCTTGAGGTCCAGCTTCTCGGCGATGGCGGCGATCTTCTCGGAGGAGGGCCGGGGCTGGAGGGCGAAGTAGGCCTCCAGCGAGCGCTTCTCGGGCGCGGCGATCGAGGTCCGCTTGCGCTTGCGCTCGCCGCCGGGCAGCGCGTcggggccggcggcgcggtCGCGGTGGGCGGCCTCGGCGCCCTCCAGCCAGGCCTGCAGCACCGGCCGCAGCGCCGTCATGTTGTTGTGCGACAGCGTCAGCGACTCGAAGCGGCAGATGGTGCTCTGGCTCAGCGAGCCCACGCCCGGCAGCTTCAGCGCCGCCAGCGCCGCCCCCACGTCGGCCTGGGTCACCCCCAGCCGGACGCGCCGCTGCTTGAAGCGCTCGGCGAAGGCCTCCAGCTCCCGCGGGTCCGCGTCCGCctcgggggcggcgggcggcggcgccgggcccCCCGGGGGGCCCACGCCCACGGCCAGGGGGCCCGCGGCGGCCAGCGGGTGGGGCGGCAGCggcgcgggcagggcggggggctcGGGCAGCCCGCCGACGGCCAGCGAGGGcgagaggtgctccagcaggTCGCCGCCGTCCAGCGCCGGGTGCGGGAGCGGGTGCGGGTGGGCGGCGAGGGCGGCGGGGtgcgggagggcggcggcgcAGGGGACGCCGCTCATGGCGTGGTAGGGGGCGTCCGGCTTGaagggggggtggtggtggtggtggtggtggtggcccTTGGCGTGGGGGACGATGTCGACGGCCGCCAGAGCCTCGGCGCGGGCCAGCAGGCTCTCATCGAAGCTCCCGAATATATTGCCCTGCAGCTGCGAGCAAGAACGCGCACGCTGGAGTCAGTGGGGAATACTGTCATCTCCGGATGAAAAACCTGCCCCGGCACCGCGATGCCTCCTCGGAGCTCAGGtcataaaaattaatatgaagGCAGCGGCCCCGCTCGCGCAGACGTGCGGATCAGAGACGGGAGCgggagaggggggagagaggTTCCGAGGCGCGCGAGCGTTCTGGCgacatgaaaaaaacattaagcCGGTGCCTGTCAGAAAATGTGCCTTACAGCGGTAATTAGGCTTCATCTACATACCTGCGGGGCCGGGAGGCAAACTCTGCGCATCGCCTCGGCGCTGGAGTGCAGGCTGGAGAACTTGGGCTCCGGGAGGGCGGCGTGCACGGCGAAGGGCTGCTTGGCGTCCATGGCCATCATCTCCGCGCACCTCGCAGGTAGGCAGCCCCTGGCATGGGCGGGGGGCGCCTCCCTGCCTCGCCGCTGCCCGAGTGAGCGATGGGCGATGGCAGAGCCTCCCCTGCGCGCCCGCtcgcccccccccgcgcccttCTTCACTCATCTTACACGCTGCCTGCCAGGAGCGGGCCCGCGCCCCGCGCACGCGTGGTGCGCCgcgggcagcgcgggggcgggcgggacGACCcggacccccgggccccgcgccgccccccagcaccccgctcGGGGCGGCGGGACGCGCCGTCGGGGCCGCgcccccggggcagccccggccgtgCCCGTCCTCGAGTCCTGCCCGTCCCTCGGCCGGCGAGGGGCGCCCCGGGGCGCAGGGCGGCGGGTCccgaggggagggggcggcagGAGGGGACATTTCTCGGTGGGTGAAGGTTGGAGCAGAGAGACCCTCCTTGCTCGGGGACCTGCTGCCGGGCCCACTCTACCCCCAGGATGGGGAATGATGCTGCTCCATCGCTGGCTCCCACGCTGGCTCCCGCGGGGGGATCCATCCCACATGTCTCGCCCAGGCCTGGGGTCGGCGGCGGGGGGAGACCACGGCCGCGCTGGAACCCAGCGAGTGTCGGGAAATATTTGCACCGGGGAGTTTGTTTCCATAGGAAATTGTGATAAATCCGCCAGTCCGGTGGGGCGTGGGGCTGCTTCAGTGTCCTCAGAGCAGCCTCGCAGTGTGGAGGGGCCTTGGGGCACGCGGTCACACCAGTGCTGTATTCCCTGCCGCTGCCGCAGCGACTCTGCAGACAtgcagacagacacacagacactaCCAACTTCCGCGGCCTCCCCTCCATAAATCCTGTAAAATACATTCTCAAGTGCAGGAGAGCCAAGTGGCCCAATCGATGCCGAGCGTGCCCGGCCGCAGGCGCGTTGTGGGTCACAAACATCTGATCCTTGGCTTGGGAGGGGAAATCAAACAACGACCCCCAAGAGAAACAGCCCTGAGGCTGGTGTAATGCCAGCGCTGAGCTGCCGGATTATGTTTGAGTTCTCCTATCTTCACACACCTGCAGACACCACTGGACTTTGATGGTCCAGGGTCGTATTTTGCAAGCGTGAAATCTGAAGTTCTTAAGCAAAATTAACATCTACTCCTGGATTTAAAGTTTCCAGGAGTTTTATGAGCCTTAATAAAAACCGATCAAGAGCCAAAGGAGTTGCTGTCTTCGTTTCCTGACGAATGCATTGACTTTGgccagagaaaaggagaggttCTGCTTCTGCGGTGAAAGGCCTTTCGTGTAGGAAACACGCACACGCCAAAGGCGCTGGCAGCATTTGCCTCTGTGTCTCAGAGCAGGTGAAAATGCAGCCTGGATGACGAGAAGTAACCTATTTTACGACTGACTCGCAAAAGAGCGGCTCACAGCCTGCCGCCCGTGTTTGGGAGCCGCTCCCTCCCCAAAAGCCACAGGAGCGCAGGGACAAGGTGCTGGGAAACGCTGCGGtgggccggcgggggggcccggcggggggggcCTGTGCCGGCCGGCAGGGAACGGGGCTCGGCCTCAcccgccggccccgcaccgccccgcaccgccccgcagCGCCGGGGGAGCGCTCCCCGCCGGGAGCCCCCTCGCACCGGGGGTCGGGCCGGCCCGGAACGGGGGACTCGGGAGCAGCGCCTGCCTCGGGGCGCGcagggcgggggcgcggggccgcaGGGTGGATGCGCGGGGCCGCAGGGTGGATGCGCGGGGGCGcagggcgggggcgcgggggcgcagGGTGGGTGCGCGGGGGCGCAGGGTGGATGCGCGGGGGCGcagggcgggggcgcggggccgcaGGGTGGATGCGCGGGGGCGCAGGGTGGATGCGCGGGGCCGCAGGGTGGATGCGCGGGGGCGCAGGGCGGGTGCGCGGGGGCGCAGGGCGGATGCGCGGGGGCGCAGGGCGGGTGCGCGGGGGCGCAGGGCGGGTGCGCGGGGGCGCAGGGCGGATGCGCGGGGGCACAGGGCGGGTGCGCGGGGGCGCAGGGCGGGTGCGCGGGGCCGCAGGGTGGATGCGCGGGGCCGCAGGGTGGATGCGCGGGGGCGCAGGGTGGATGCGCGGGGGCGcagggcgggggcgcgggggcgcagggcgggggcgcgggggcgcagggcgggggcgcgggggcgcagGGTGGATGCGCGGGGCCGCAGGGTGGATGCGCGGGGGCGCAGGGCGGGTGCGCGGGGGCGcagggcgggggcgcgggggcgcagggcgg
This genomic interval carries:
- the POU4F3 gene encoding POU domain, class 4, transcription factor 3 is translated as MMAMDAKQPFAVHAALPEPKFSSLHSSAEAMRRVCLPAPQLQGNIFGSFDESLLARAEALAAVDIVPHAKGHHHHHHHHPPFKPDAPYHAMSGVPCAAALPHPAALAAHPHPLPHPALDGGDLLEHLSPSLAVGGLPEPPALPAPLPPHPLAAAGPLAVGVGPPGGPAPPPAAPEADADPRELEAFAERFKQRRVRLGVTQADVGAALAALKLPGVGSLSQSTICRFESLTLSHNNMTALRPVLQAWLEGAEAAHRDRAAGPDALPGGERKRKRTSIAAPEKRSLEAYFALQPRPSSEKIAAIAEKLDLKKNVVRVWFCNQRQKQKRMKYSAVH